The genomic DNA acTGTTGCAGATTGTTTTCGTTGTTTTTACTCCAGCACTTATGTTTGCGAGTTTGTCCAAGACTGTCACATGGGAAGACCTCATGGCATGGTAGGTTTGTTCAAATTGTTCTTGATTGTAAAACTAGGAAGACATGTATTTCTGTAATTTGTGCTTGGTTGGTTGATTGGTTGATTGGTCAGGTGGTTTATGCTGGTGAATATTGGTTTGACCTTCTTATTTGGAGGATTACTTGGATGGATTGCAGTAAAAATACTAAAGCCAGAGCCACATTTAGAAGGGTTGATTATCGCATGTTGCGCATCAGGTATATTagtgtgtgtatatatatatatgtaacaattataaatatagattaaaTTAATGGTGTTATTTGAATATTAGGAAATTTGGGGAATCTTTTGTTGATAATAGTACCAGCAGTTTGTAAAGAAGATGGTAGCCCTTTTGGTAGTGATCATCAAGCATGTGGTTCCATTGGTCTTTCATATGCATCACTCTCCATGGCAGTAAGCACTTAttatcatcatttcaaatttgaatttttttttatatttatttgattattatctCAAAACTCACAGCTTGGAGGTTTCTACATTTGGACTTATGCATATCAATTGATAAAAAGTTCAGCAGTTAAGTATAAAGCTGGTCTTCAAACAAATCATGATGAAGATATAACAGCAAAGACACCAAACAAGGACTTAGAATCTGATAGCAAGACTCTTCTTTTGGATGGAGGAGAATCTGATTCTCTAATTGTATGTGGTAATTTATATAGCCTATAATTGaggatttcatttttatttgtttctaatGCGTAAAATTGTCATTTTCTTTGATGAATAAAGTTATCTTATCCTTTGGAGCAAGTGGATTCAAACAAACCATCAATGTTGAAAAATGTAGTTGAAATGCTCCATCAAATATTGGAGGAGCTTATGTCACCACCAACCATAGCTGCAGTAACTTACTATTTCtgttttataacttttattattaattgggGACCGGGGATAATAGTAGGTTTGAATGATCAAACAGATAATTGGCTTCACTTTTGGAGCCATCCCATGGCTAAAAGAACTTCTAATTGGGGACAAGGCTCCTTTACGAGTGATCCAAGATTCGGTGAAGCTCTTAGGGTATGTATCTAACTTAAACACGTTTGGGTGATCTTGTCATAACCCAATAATTAATTCACTCGACAATTGCAGAGATGGTACGATTCCTTGCATCACCCTCATACTCGGGGgcaacctagttcaagggttacGGAGCTCTAGTCTGAGACCATCGACAACAATTGCGGTTATATTCATAAAGTACGTGTGTCTTCCTATAATTGGGATGGGTGTAGTGAAAACAGCTGGAGGGCTTGGCTTACTTTCAGACGATCCTTTATATCACTACATTCTCATGATTCAGTTTGCTCTTCCTCCTGCAATGAATATAAGTAAATTGCCCCACACTTAcaataattcattcattcattttctcaaataaaatcTTATGATCATGATATTGAATTAAATAGGTACGATGACACAGCTGTTCGATGTTGCACAAGAGGAATGTTCAGTGCTCTTCCTGTGGACTTATCTCGTAGCTTGCGTTTCCCTCACTGTTTGGTCTACTGTTTTCATGTGGATATTGTCCTGAACTAGGGCTACTGTCTTTTATCAATAGTGTgctttataataattatatatggaaTCCAAAAACATGTGTAGGAAAAAGATATATGTTTTAATCCAAAAACAAAGGAACATGTGATTTCCATGTAATGCTGTCCCCACTTGTTCTTGTTAGGTAGCCTAGTCATATCACATGTCAACGCTAATTAAAAACCAGAACATATggtatatattattgaaaaacagTGATTTTAatcaattgaattttaaaactatttcaaaatataatataatataattctttaaaaCAGAGAGAACAAAAGAGTAGACAATATTCAAATACCACAATCTAATTCCCTCGTATTAACCACTACATAAATAAACAACTCACAATTGAGAGACTAGGGCTGGTCGTCGATCGGGGAAATAAGGTTAAGTTGGAGCTTTGGTCTGTTTGGTTGTGGCTCAACCACCTCCAGGTGAATCTTCACAGACTGAAGAATGCCAAAAGTAACAGTTCCATCTATCTTCCTTACTTGTTGCTTCTGTTCATCAACCACCCATTCTCCAGCTCCTTTTTTATCACCCCTTTGCGTCAAGTAAACTGGACCCTCAATGCCGAACCTATAAATTTCATTTTCCCAAATGATTGGAGGATTAGTATGTAATAATTTGCAATAGTAtttactactactactactacaaGCTAAGAGGACATACTGGGGAACAAAGACGATGAAGCCATTTGATCTTATCTTCAGGATTCTCGCATCAGTATCTGTTGGGCTGCACATAAGGATACAAGGTTCCGAAATTAGTTTATGATATGCTCCCAACCCaagaaagaaaaagtaaaagGTTATTTTTGGTAATGCGTACCTTTTCTTGAAAAGAATTAGAGTAAAAAGCTCCACCGAAGCCCGGCTTGCCATCTGAGCATTCCTATGTCTGTAATTCAAATCTGGAGTGTGACAAACACCAAAAAACTATTGTTATGTTCTGTCAACCAACAAGTTCCAGACATAGAAAAAAGGAAAGGCTCCCAAACGTGAAAATggtaaaatgaaaacaaataataCATGGAACACAAATATAGTACGACTCTTGTGCAGAGACATTGGTTCCAAAGAAACTTAAATAATGCATTTTGCATTTTGTCAATTCCTCAATGCCACTAAATTATGTGCCTTAAAATTCACTGACACCTTATAAACGCTAAGGACATTTATCAGCTCAAGAAACCAGACAACTTTTACAACAGGCACTTCCAAGGAAGCGTTTGTCCATACAAAATCAACCAAATGAGAGATTTAATCACTATATTGTTGTAATAAGTAGTCCATTGAAGCTTGCATCAGTTTCATTGGAGATTAAATCACTATATTCTGTACAAATAGAACTTACTATCAGCAATGCTAGTAAGCTGGGGTCTATCTCGAAATATCTCCGGTAGTTTGTATATCCCTAAAGATGCAGCCAACAACCTATGCACAATGACATCTGCAGAGAAGGTTTTTTCATATCAATAACCATAAATCCATAATCTTAGGCCTTATCTAAAATGAACCATCACAAACGATACACAAGACATTGACTTACCCGCATATCTTCTGATTGGAGAGGTGAAATGGGTATAGAGAGGTGCGGCGAGCCCGTAGTGAATATATTCTGGAGGACTTAGATCTCCACTACAAAAATATACCGCCTGCACGTATTTAAAAGCGTAAGTAACCCATCAAATGCGAAAAATTGATAAGGAAAATGTACTCCTTCAACCAAAAATAAGATCAGTGGGGAACTTAACCTGTGTCATACATCGAGTTGCCAGAATGCGGATTAATTTGTTCGAGAGAAGGTCATCAGTCTAAAAAATCATAACCATATGAAAAAATCAAGTTAGAATGTTTtcatattgaataattaaataaataatcattttaatagaaaataaacaaatcagAAGCAAATCACATCAAGAGTAGATTATGTAGAACACAGTTGACTACGGTTAAATATAAGCTA from Impatiens glandulifera chromosome 9, dImpGla2.1, whole genome shotgun sequence includes the following:
- the LOC124913789 gene encoding protein PIN-LIKES 7-like — protein: MGFFTLLEVASMPVIQMLLVGTLGAFMATDYLKLLSTDTRKSLNKIVFVVFTPALMFASLSKTVTWEDLMAWWFMLVNIGLTFLFGGLLGWIAVKILKPEPHLEGLIIACCASGNLGNLLLIIVPAVCKEDGSPFGSDHQACGSIGLSYASLSMALGGFYIWTYAYQLIKSSAVKYKAGLQTNHDEDITAKTPNKDLESDSKTLLLDGGESDSLILSYPLEQVDSNKPSMLKNVVEMLHQILEELMSPPTIAAIIGFTFGAIPWLKELLIGDKAPLRVIQDSVKLLGDGTIPCITLILGGNLVQGLRSSSLRPSTTIAVIFIKYVCLPIIGMGVVKTAGGLGLLSDDPLYHYILMIQFALPPAMNISTMTQLFDVAQEECSVLFLWTYLVACVSLTVWSTVFMWILS